A part of Aquibium oceanicum genomic DNA contains:
- a CDS encoding sulfite exporter TauE/SafE family protein — MQDFLLFALVGFLAQAVDGALGMAYGVISSTTLLAFGVAPAHASAAVHAAELFTTAASGTAHFYHRNIDWKLFWRLAPFGILGGCVGAYVLTSFDGSIVKPFVTGYLALVGAWLLFRSFRKIPSRPVPAPIVAPLGAAGGFLDAAGGGGWGPIVTTGLLGAGAAPRYVIGTVNASEFLITLAVSVSFLLALVTGHWDAAGGMMDHLPAIGGLIVGGLFAAPLAGLFVKTLAETVLLRLVGALIVLLAGWQTVQQLGWI, encoded by the coding sequence ATGCAGGACTTCCTTCTCTTCGCCCTTGTCGGCTTCCTCGCTCAGGCGGTCGACGGCGCACTCGGGATGGCATACGGCGTCATCTCCTCCACGACGCTGCTTGCGTTCGGCGTCGCCCCCGCGCATGCATCGGCGGCCGTTCATGCCGCGGAACTCTTCACGACCGCCGCCTCCGGGACCGCTCATTTCTACCACCGCAACATCGACTGGAAGCTATTCTGGCGGCTGGCACCGTTTGGCATCCTCGGCGGCTGCGTGGGTGCCTATGTCCTGACATCCTTCGACGGCTCGATCGTCAAGCCATTCGTCACAGGCTATCTCGCCCTGGTCGGAGCATGGCTGCTCTTTCGCTCGTTCCGAAAAATTCCGTCGCGGCCGGTGCCGGCGCCGATCGTAGCGCCGCTCGGGGCAGCAGGCGGCTTTCTGGACGCCGCGGGAGGCGGCGGCTGGGGGCCGATCGTAACCACCGGTCTCCTTGGTGCCGGCGCGGCGCCGCGCTACGTGATCGGCACCGTCAATGCCAGCGAATTCCTGATCACGCTTGCCGTCTCCGTCAGCTTCCTTCTTGCGCTGGTGACCGGCCACTGGGACGCGGCCGGCGGCATGATGGATCATCTGCCTGCCATCGGCGGTCTGATCGTCGGAGGCCTCTTCGCCGCGCCGCTGGCCGGGCTGTTCGTCAAGACGCTCGCCGAGACGGTGCTCCTGCGCCTCGTTGGCGCGCTCATCGTTCTTCTTGCGGGCTGGCAGACGGTACAGCAACTCGGCTGGATCTGA